The following DNA comes from Nitrosarchaeum sp..
ATTTCAACACCTAATTCACTTAAGGTTCTCATACAGCTTGCAAATTTTTTTCGTAATTCTAACAAAGAATCATTAATGTCAATTACAACTATTATGATGTCTGTATGAATTAATTCCTCCAAGGTTGATTTGAATGCATCAATCATATATGCGGGTAATTTACTAATGAACCCAACCGTATCTGCAATTAAAAATGGTTCTTGATCTATAGAAAATCTCCTTGTAGTTGTAGAGAGAGTAGTGAATAGACTTTTACTTTGTTCTTTAGATTCACCTGTAATTTTATTAAATAATGTAGTTTTTCCAGACGAAGTATATCCTGCAAGTGAAATAGTCTTAAATCCGAGTCTTTTTCTTCCTTGTCTGTGAAGCTCCCTTTGCTTTCCAGCTTTTTCAAGTTTTGATTTTACTGATTGCATTCTGTGTTTAATATCGTCATGATAAACATCAATCTCAAATTTTCCTATTCCCATAAATCCTGGTTGCTCCCCCATACTAGAAAGTCGTACTTTTTCTTTAGCTCTAACCAATTCATATCGAAGTTGAGCTAATTTGACTTGCAATTTAGATTCGGCACTTGATGCTCTAGTTTCAAAAATTTCTAGAATAAGTGCTTCTCTATCTAGAATCTCTCTATGCAATGCTGAAGCTAGATTGTAATTTTGACTTGGTTTTAATATTTCATCAAAAACAATAACATCTGGTTTGAGTTTATCTGCAATTTCTATTAATTTTTCTAACACACCTCCGCCTATTCCATATTTTGGTTTTTTTAGAAAATGTTGTTTTATTGTATGAATTACTCGTATTCCTGCAGCATCACATAATCCAATAGCTTCAGTAACTGCATCTTCTTTATCATATGTGATTAATATTGCAGAATTCATTTTATTTATTATACTGCCACGTGTTGCTCAAGTTAAAGCTTCACTAATTATTTTAATAAGAAAATTATGTCTTTTTTTATGCCTATTTTAGGCATAATTATGCAGTCTTTTTTAATGATTTTTCTATATTCATATTGAGAACAATTTCTGCTATATCACTAGCATATTCTGATATTCGCCTTATGTTTTCAGTCATTCGTCGAATTCTATAGATCTCTTCATCATCTTTAAGCGATTTTGATGCATCTCTTACTTTTTTCTCATATTTTACAATCTCATTTGTCTTCTCAATTGTTTTTTCAGCTTGGACATAATCTTCTTTGAATAATGCTAAACATGAATCATCTAAAACCGATAATGCAAATTCGTTCATATCCTGAATTTTTTCTACGATATCTTTCTTTACTGGTTTTTTAAATTCTATTATGTCATTTGCTATAAGCACTGCATGATCTCCAGTTCTTTCAATATTTTTTACTACTAATCTATATCCAAGACAATCTCTTGCATTTTTAAAACCCATTTCTTTTAACATATGTTCATTTTGAATTGCAATTTTCAACTGTCTAATAATATAAAATCCAAATCTGTCTACTTCATCATCAGTATTGATTACTTCATGAGCTAATTCTAAATTATTTTCACTCATTGCTAAAATTGCATCATTTGACATTGATTTTGCTAGATGAATCATACGTTTGATCGCACCGTCAACACTGAGTTCTAGTAAATTAACAAGA
Coding sequences within:
- a CDS encoding phosphate uptake regulator PhoU; this translates as MDEKEETRKIQFTGKSSYIVSLPKQWVTDLGLKQGDQIRMVRKDSSTLEIYPPKFETRSQKKEDATIEIENEETFAIVRKLISLYFLGYKTINIKPKSGRLNPNQRNAVKEAVKRMLMGSEIISDSSSGITIQVLVNLLELSVDGAIKRMIHLAKSMSNDAILAMSENNLELAHEVINTDDEVDRFGFYIIRQLKIAIQNEHMLKEMGFKNARDCLGYRLVVKNIERTGDHAVLIANDIIEFKKPVKKDIVEKIQDMNEFALSVLDDSCLALFKEDYVQAEKTIEKTNEIVKYEKKVRDASKSLKDDEEIYRIRRMTENIRRISEYASDIAEIVLNMNIEKSLKKTA
- the hflX gene encoding GTPase HflX; its protein translation is MNSAILITYDKEDAVTEAIGLCDAAGIRVIHTIKQHFLKKPKYGIGGGVLEKLIEIADKLKPDVIVFDEILKPSQNYNLASALHREILDREALILEIFETRASSAESKLQVKLAQLRYELVRAKEKVRLSSMGEQPGFMGIGKFEIDVYHDDIKHRMQSVKSKLEKAGKQRELHRQGRKRLGFKTISLAGYTSSGKTTLFNKITGESKEQSKSLFTTLSTTTRRFSIDQEPFLIADTVGFISKLPAYMIDAFKSTLEELIHTDIIIVVIDINDSLLELRKKFASCMRTLSELGVEMDRIIFALNKSDLLTSEEIEEKIEILNLKDYKKRITISAKTGHNLIELKNLIKAIIQNQKSPEYKKETSIGFDNTYGN